The Mesorhizobium sp. B2-8-5 genome segment TCATTCATCGGCACCTTCAAGCGCGGTGAACTTGCGGTCGACAAGGGGGCGACAGTCCTGGTCGAAGGCAGCCACAGCGCGCATCTCTATACCGTGCTGTCCGGCTGGGCGTTCCGCTACAAGCTTTTGCCCGACGGACGTCGGCAGATCCTCAATTTCTCCATGCCCGGCGACCTCATCGGCCTGCAGGGAAGCCTGATGGGCGAGATGCAGCATTCGGTCGAAGCGCTGTCGCCGATGCTGCTGTGCGTCTTCGAACGCGACCAGCTGCAGGAACTCTATCGCAACCATCCCGGCCTTGCCTATGACATCACCTGGATCGCGTCGCGCGAGGAGCGCATGCTGGACGAGAACCTGCTCAGCATCGGCCGCCGCACCGCGCTCGAACGAGCGGCCTATCTCGTCGCCTTCATCGCCGGTCGGGCGCGCAGCGCCGGATTGAATGGCAAGACACCGGTGCAGATTCCGATCACACAACAGCATATCGCCGACACGCTCGGCCTTTCGCTGGTCCATACCAACAAGACCATCCGCAAGCTGATGGACCGCAAGCTCGTGATGTGGCGAGATGGCGGCTGCGAAGTGATCGACTATGATGGACTGAAGAAGCTTGCCCGATGGGAGGGACTGGGCGAGGAACGCAGGCCACTCATCTAGGATGCCTAGGGTCGCGACGACCGGAACCATGGCGCTGGACGGGCGTTGAAACCAACGCAAACGCAAGGAGTTAGAGAATGGCAACCGCCGCAGGCAAATCCGCAACGGACCAAGCAACCACTGCCGACCTCGAGGCCGATATCGAGCAACTGAAGGCGGATATCCAGAAACTTACCGAGCAGCTCGCCAAGACCGGTCAACACGGCTATGGCGCGGCCCGTCGCGCCGCCGCGGATGGCGTCGAGCAGTTGCGGGCGCAGGGCGAAGCCGCGTTCGAGAGCATGCGGGGAAATGCCGAGGACATCGAAGCGCAACTGATCGCCAAAGTGCGGGAGAAGCCGGTGACGTCGCTGGCCATCGCGGCGGGCGTCGGTTTCCTCTTCGCCCTGCTTTCCCGCCGCTAACCGCAGATGGGGGCGCTTGTCTCGCTGATCTCGGCCCTCGCCTCGGGCGAGGCCATGGCCGCCTTGCACAGGGCGCGGACGACGGCAATCCTTTACGGACTTGCCGCCGTTTTTGCTCTGTGCGGCGTCGGTTTCCTCATCGGCGCCGCCTATATCTGGCTGGCGGCACGCTACGGGCCGGTGGCGAGCAGCCTCGGCTTCGGCATCGGCTTCCTGGTGCTTGCCGGGCTCATCCTCCTCATTCACAAGCTGACGACCAGCATGCGCAACAGGCGGCGCGCAAGACGGCGGCAGGCCGACATGACCGCGCTGGGCGTTACTGCGGCACTTGCCCTGCTTCCGGCCCTTGCCAAGAGCAAGGGCGGGCTGGGAGCCGCCATCGCGCCCGCCCTGGCGGTCGTCGCCTACGCCATCTATCGTGAGAACGCCAAGCCCACGCCACCGAAGCAGGACCCGCAGGACATGTCGTAAGCGGTTCAGGAAACGCCGGGACCTCAGGGAGGCTCGGCGGCATCTTTCCTGCGGGCGAGGACGCCGGCGGAACTCGTGGCCAACGTCGCTGACTTGGGCAAGGCGGCGGATGTCATTCCTGGTTCGGAACCTTCCCGATCAAGACCCGTTACCCGACCGTACCTGAAGCGCCCGCCGCCGCGCAGCATGGAGGCCAAGAGTGACCAAGATCGTACCCGAAGACAAAGCACGCCAGGGGCATTGGGGCTGGCATGCGCTCAGGATCCTCATCGCCGGGCTCTTGCTCGCCTTCATCGCGTGGGGGGCAGTCGAGATTTACGGCGAACTGATCAAATCGCCGACGACGCAGCAGACCGTGCCGGAAGCGCCGCCTGCGGCTCAGAAATCCGTCCAGGGCGGTTGACCCCGCATCATGCCGCCCTTGCCTGCGCATTGCTTGCCGGAACGAGCACTTTCAGCGCGCCGGGGTGAATCTCGATCGTTGTTTCGCGTTCCAGCCTGACCAGTTCGCCATCCAGCACCGCGCTGAACTTTTTGGCGGGCGAGTGGATCTTCAGCACAGCCCTGCCTGCCTGATGCACTTCGACATGCGCGCTCTGGCGCAGCCTCCCGCGCAGCATGTCCAGGAGGAGTTTTGCCAAGTGATGACGCTGGCGCGCGACGCTGACATAGATGCCGAGCACGCCGCCGGCCGGGTTGTCGGCATAGGGCAGATGGCCTTCGCCGAACAGATTGTTGGAGATGCCGATGCCGGTGGTGCGGGTGACGATCTCGGCCTTGCCGACGCACAGGCTGACCTTGAGGGCAGGCGGATTGTTGATCGCCGCCCATGCGGCGCGCACGGATGCCTGCATCTTTCCAAGGCGCGAGCCGAAGTCCATCTTTTCGCGCAGCTGAACCATCTCAGCGTGCATGCCGACGGAGAACTGGTGCACGAAGGGCTGGCCGTTGGCGCTGGCCATATCGACCGCGATCACCTCGCCATCGGCGAAGGATTGCAGGGCGGCTTCCAGTGTCTGCGGAATGCCCAGGCCGCGCGCGAAGAGGTTCATCGTGCCGGCGGGCAAGATGGCCAGGACCTTCTTCTTGTTCATGAGGAGGGACGCCGCGGTGGAAATCGTGCCGTCGCCGCCTCCGGCAAGAACGACGTCGATGTTCCGCCTGGCGATGGCCTTCTCCAGCGCCGTGGCGATGTCGCGGCCGGCAACGATATCGATCTCGACCGAATGTCCGGCCGCTTCGAGCGTGTGACGCAACTGTTCGGAAAATGCTTCCAAATCGATGGTGCGGAGCGTGCCGCCGTCCTGGTTCAGCACCGCAGCAAACCGCATGCACCACTCCGTGTCGCTTCAGGTCAGTTTGAGCCGGCAGACCCTCAGCCGCACGCCGGAACGAAGATGCGGCCGCAAAGGTTCCACCGGAGGTTCAGGATTCCAGCCAGTGGTGGATGCGTTGTGGTTGGAACAACACCCCGGTCACGACGTTGTGAACCTGTCGACACTGCCGCTCCCGACCCGCCGCTCAGAGGTTGGTCGAGGCAGTGTCATATACAAATCAGGCACGAGGAGAGACCATCATGATCCGCACTCTTTTTGCGACGACCGCGATCGCGACGCTGCTCGCAAGCGGCGCTTTAGCACAGACGACGCCCGCCCCCGCTCCACAAGCCCCAGCAGCCGAAAATCCGGCGCCGGTCATGCGCTCGGATGGCGCGCTGATGACGAACATCATCGGCGAGTCCGTTTATAACGGCACCGGCGATGACGCGCAGGACATCGGCAAGGTCGACGATGTCGTCTTGGATTCCAGCGGCAAGGCCAAATCCGCCATTATCGGGGTCGGCGGGTTCCTCGGCGTCGGCAAGAAGGACGTCGCTTTCGACTACGGCAAGCTGGAATGGGCCGAGAAGAACGGCGACCGCTGGCTAGTCGCCAAGTCCACGAAAGATGAACTGAACGCTCTGCCGGCATTCGACCGCAAGCCTTATGATCCGGCGCCAGCGCAGTCGGCCGACGCGACGCAGCCCGCTAACAATACGACGACGCAGGCTCCAGCGGCCGCACCGGCTGAGCCGGTGAACAAGGCCGAGGGCAACCTCGCCACCAACATCATGGGCGAGTCGGTCTATAACGGCACCGCGGACGACGCCCAGAAGATCGGCGACGTGAAGGACATCGTGCTTGCCAAGGACGGCAAGGCCGAGTCGCTGGTGATCGGCGTCGGCGGCTTCCTCGGCATCGGCACGAAGAACGTCACCTATGACTTCGCCAAGGCGAAATGGGCGGAGAAGAACGGCGACCGCTGGCTGGTGGCCGAGACGACGAAGGAGGAACTGCAGGCCCAGCCCGATTTCAACCGCAAGGCCTATGATCCGGCGCCGGGCTCGACGACGGCCGCGAGCAACGCTCCTGCGGCGACCACGCCCGCGGTGGTGTCTTCGGATACGACCTCCGACAAGGGGGCCAAACCGGCAGAGCCCGCCAAGTCGACGGCCGAGAACAAACCTGCGACGCCGCCGGCCCAGAGCACGGCCGAGAACAAGCCCGCCGATAACGGCACCGCCGCAACCGACCAGACCAAGACCGCTTCCATCGACAAATCGACGCTGAGCGAAATGCCGATGGGCAACATCCGTGTCGACGACCTCAAGGGCACGACGGTCTATGGCGCCAACGATGCCAAGATCGGTTCGATCGGCGATGTCGTGCTGACGCCCGACAACAAGCCGGACGCAGTCATTGTCGATGTCGGCGGCTTCCTCGGCATCGGCGCCAAGGAAGTGGCGATCGGCATGGACAAGCTCAAATTCATGACCGACAAGAACGGCAAGAAATATCTCTATACCAACTTCACCAAGGAACAGTTGCAGGCGCAGACGGCCTATGACAAGAGCAGTTATGCCGCCAACCGCGACCAGCAGCGGATGATGTTGAAATAGGGATTAGGGATTAGGCAGTAGGCAGTAGGGAATAGGCAGTAGACGAAAGAAAAGTTGGCAAAGCAACCCACGGTTTGGATATTCACTGCCTACTGCCTACTGCCTACTGCCTGACTCACGTACCCGACCACGCCATCTTCCGTCAGTTCCGCCAATGCCAGCGACTGATCGAGATGCGCGGCGCGCCAGGCGAGCATCCTTTCGGCGAACTCAAGCCGTACGGACAGATAGGCCGTGTCGCCTGCCACGTTGTTCAACTCGCCCGGGTCTTTCGAGAGATCGAAGAGAAGCGCCGGCAGACCACCGCCGAAATGGACATATTTGAACTCGGCCGTGCGGATGACGGCAAGGTTGCAGGCGCTCGATGCGATACCGAAATGGCGCTCCGCTTCGTCGTTGGCGACTGTACGGAAATCAAACTCCCAATGCGCCGCGTCGCGCCAGGTCTCCGGCTTCTTGCCCTCGATCCAGGGCATGAGCGAACGGCCGTCGAGATGGCGCTGTGGCGCGGCGCCGATCAGGTCGAGCAAGGTCGGGAAGATATCGACCGCCTCCGTGAAACGGTCGACGGATGAACCGGCCTCGGCTCTCCGGCGCGGATCGCGGATGATCAGCGGAATATGGTAGCTGGCGTCGAAGAAGCCGCCCTTGCCGAGCATGAAATGGTCGCCCATCATCTCGGCATGGTCGGAGGTCAGCACGATGACGGTGTCGTCCCAGGCGTCCGCCGATTTGATCGCCCGCCAGATGCGGCCGAGCTGCGCGTCGACCTCGGCGATCATGCCGTAATAGATCGCGCGGACTAAGCGGAAATTCTCCTCGCTCCAGTCCGGCACCTTGCCTTCGATGCCGGGAACGAATTTTGTCCGCTTCTGCCGGTCGAGATCGTAAGCGACATAGGGATGGCTTTCCGCCTCGGCCTGCCAGCTTGCAGCGCGCCGGAAGGCGGGACCATCGCCTGGATCGTACATCGTGTTGTAGGGTTCCGGCACGATGAAGGGCGGGTGTGGGCTGATGAGGGAGACATGCGCGAACCACGGCACGCTCTTCTCCTGCTCGCCGAGCCAGCGGATGAATTCGCCGGCCAGGAAAGCGGTCGGCGTCTGGTCTTGCGAATAGACGGGCGGCGCGTTGGTGACGTCGCGTTCCGCTTGCCCGTTGGCCGGACGGTGGATATCAGGGCTGCCGGCGCCGGTGTCGATGCCCTGCGCCTGCAGCCATGACAGCCACTGCTTCTGATGCTCGGGCAGGGCTTGGCGCACGGTGAATCCCGGCAGCACGCCTTCATAGCTGCGCAGCCGCGGATCCTCGGGGGAGAGTTGTCGGGGATCGAGCGAGACATCGGTGTAGCCGAACAGGGTCGGATCGTAGCCCGCCGCGCGCGCCGAAAGCGCGATATTGCCATGGCGCGCGTCGAGCGGCGTGCCGTTGCGGCAGACACGATTGTTCATCTGGTAGAGCCCGGTATAGAGGCAGGCGCGGGCCGGCGAGCAAGGAGCTGCGCCTCCGTAGTGCCGGCGGAAGAGCACGCCTTGCGCGGCGAGCGCATCCGCATTCGGCGTCTTCACCACCGGGTGGCCGGCGGCCGACAGGCAATCGCCACGCCACTGGTCGCAGGTGATGAGGAGAACATTCGGGCGGCTCGTCGGATTGTCCAAGATCGTCTCCTTGTGGAAGCGCGCCCCAGATGGAACGGAAATCACCGGCGTTGCAAGCCGAAGCCGGTGATGGATTGGTGAACATATTTTGAACAGTCGTTCACTTTTATGACACAGTCCATTCTGTGTTTGCCCGCTTTGCCGCCGGCCCGCCGATCCTCATATTGGCGTGGACAGCGGCGAGGGCCGCACAAGGACAAGGGAAGGAGCACGATCATGCTCAATCAGATCAAGGGCCTGCATCACGTCACCTCGATGGCGAGCGACGCGCGCCGCAACAACGAGTTCTTCACCAAGAAGCTCGGCCTGCGCCGGGTGAAAAAGACCGTCAATTTCGACGCACCGGATGTCTACCATCTCTATTACGCCGATGAGGTCGGCACGCCGGGCTCGGTGATGACCTATTTCCCGTTCCCCGATATCGGCCAGGGCCGACATGGCGTCGGCGAAGTCGGCACGACGGTGTTCTCGGTGCCGGAAGGCACGCTCGCCTATTGGGAAAAGCGCTTCGCCGACGAGGGCGTGGGCAACGTCGCCCGCACGGAAAATTTCGGCGAGAAGCGGCTCACCTTCACCGGTCCGGACGGCGACAGTTTCGCGCTTGTCGAGGACAAGGCCGATAAAAGGGCGCCCTGGGTCAAGGGCGGCGTTCCCGGCGACGAGGCGATCCGCGGCTTTCACTCGGTCTCGCTCCGGCTGAAGGATGGCGGCGCCACCGAGGAGCTTTTGAAGTTCATGGGCTATGAGGAGGTCGACAAGTCCGGCAACGTCCGCCGGCTGGCGATCAAGAATGGCAATGGCGCCGACGTCGTCGACATCGAATCGCTGCCAGGCGCCGGCTTTGCCAACCTCGGCGCCGGCTCGGTGCATCACGTCGCCTTCGCGGTCGAGGATCGCGCCAAACAGCTCGAAGTGCGCAAGGCGCTGATCGACACGGGCTATGGCGTCACGCCGGTCATCGATCGCGACTATTTCTGGGCGATCTATTTCCGCACGCCGGGCGGTGTGTTGTTCGAGGTGGCGACCAACGAACCGGGATTCGACCGCGACGAGGACACCGCGCATCTCGGCGAGGCGCTGAAGCTGCCGACGCAGCATCAGCATTTGCGGCCTTATCTCGAAGAGCATCTGCAGAAGCTGGAAGGCTGAGCCATGAGCAAGGACGCTTACATCCACAAGGTGCTGCCCGGTTCGCCGGGCGGCCCACTGCTCTTCGTCTTCCACGGCACCGGCGCGGATGAGAACCAGCTTCTTGGTTTCGGTCGCGAGCTTGTGCCTTCGGCGACGATCGTCTCGCCACGTGGCGACGTGTCGGAGCATGGTGCCGCCCGCTTCTTCCGCCGCACCGGCGAGGGCGTCTACGACATGGACGACCTAGCACGCGCGACATCGAAGATGGCGGGCTTCGTCAAGGCGCAAGTCGAGGCGGCAAAACCCTCGGCGGTGTTCGGCCTCGGCTACTCCAACGGCGCCAACGTCCTGGCTTCGGTGGTGTTCGCCGAGCCGAGCCTGTTCGACGCCACGGCGCTGATGCATCCGCTGATCCCGTTCGAGCCACGCATCCAGGGCAGCCTTGCCGGCCGCAGCATCCTGATCACGGCCGGCAGGCGCGACCCGATCTGTCCGCCCAGCCTGACATCGCGGCTCGAGGCTTATTCGCGCGCCGACGGCGCCGATGTCACAGTGGAATGGCACGACGGCGGGCATGAGGTTCGGCCGAATGAAATCGAAGCGGCGCGGCGGCTGTTCGCGCTCGCGCCCGCTGAAGGAGGCAAGAACAATGGCTGACCAACTGCCCGAGATCGAACTGGAGGACCGCGGCTCCAAGGGACGCTACGTGCTGCGCGGCCCCGGCGGCGCCGAGGCTGAGATGACCTTCACCAAGATCGGCGAGCACCAGCTCATCATCGACCACACCGAGGTGCCGGATGTCTTTCGCGGCCAGGGCGCCGGGCTTCGGCTCGTCACCCGCGCGGTCGAGGACGCACGCGCGGCCGGCAAGAAGATCATCCCGCTCTGCCCCTTCGCCAACGCCCAGTTCCGCCGCCATCCGGAATGGGCGGATGTGCTGAAGCAATGAGCTTTCCCTTCTGGGAGAAGGTGGATCGGCGCGCGGCGCCGAGACGGATGAGGGATGCTCCAGCGGGGTGAGACGTCGGCATTCCCTGGAACCCCCCTTCATCCGTCGCCTTCGGCGACCTTCTCCCATAGGGGGCCCACAAGGGGAGAAGGAGAAGCCCTTGGCATTTGCACGGCCCGATCATCTTGCCTAAGTTGACGGTTCGCCCGGACGAAACCTGTCGTCCCGCCTGTCCCCGATTTGAATGGCTTCCCTGATGACCGATACCGACCTGATCCCCGTTTTCGACGGACATAACGACACGCTGCTTCGGCTCTACCAGTCGAAGGAAGCCGACGTCGAAAAGCTGTTCATCGAGGGGACGCCGGGCGGCCATATCGACCTGCCGCGCGCCAGGAAGGGCGGCTTTGCCGGCGGCATGTTCGCTATCTTTCCGCCGCCGGTCGAGAAGTCGAAGCGCAGCGCCGTGCCGCCGGCGCCGAGCGACAATGAACCGCTGCCGCCGGAGCTGCCGCAGGCCGAGGCGATCACCTCGACCATCGGCATGGCCTCGATCCTGTTTCGGCTGGAGCGTGCCGGCGCGTTGACCGTCTGCCGCAGCGCCGGCGATGTGCGTGACGCGATGGCGAAGGGCTCGATCGCGGCGGTGTTCCACATCGAAGGCGTCGAGGCGATCGATCCCGGGCTTGCCATGCTCGACGTGCTGCACGCCGCAGGCCTGCGCTCGCTGGGCATCGTCTGGAGCCGCCCCAACGCCTTCGGCAATGGCGTGCCGTTCCGCTTTCCGTCGTCGCCCGACACCGGACCGGGCCTCACCGACGCCGGCAAGGCGCTGGTCAAGGCCTGCAATCAGCTCAGGATCATGATCGACCTCTCGCATCTCAACGAGAAGGGTTTTCGCGATGTCGCGGCGCTGAGCGACGCGCCGCTGGTCGCCACCCATTCCAACGTGCATGCGATCTGCGGCCACTCGCGCAACCTGACCGACTGGCAGCTCGGCGCGATCCGCGAGTCGGGCGGCATGGTCGGCCTCAACTTCGCCACCGGCTTCCTGCGCGAGGACGGCCGCATGAATGCCGACACCAGTATTGATGTCATGGTGCGCCACATCGACTCGCTTTTACAGGCGCTGGGCGAGGACGGCGTCGGGCTAGGCTCGGATTTCGACGGCGCCATGATCCCAGCCCCCATCGGCGACGTCGCCGGCCTGCCGAAGCTCATCGACGCGCTCGCCGCGCGCGGTTTCGGGCGCGCGCTGATCGAGAAGATCGCCTATCGCAACTGGTTGAGCGTGTTGGAAAGGACGATCGGATAGGCCACCCCGTGTGAAGGCACAATCCGGGACGCTGGGATTGGAGCCAGAACGCTCCCCACTTCGTCATTCCAGGGTCTGCGCCGCGTCGCTTCGCTCGTTGCTCCGCCCTAGAATGACGAGGTGAAGGGCTGCTTAACCACCCATGCGCTTCAGCCAGTCCTTGCCGACCCCGCGGTCGCGGATGATCGGCAAGGGATTTTCCGCGTCGAGCCGGGCGCAGATGCGGTAGACCTCCAGCGTCTCGGCGTTCATCTCGCCGCGCTTGAAGAAGAACATCGCCGCCGCGTAGCGGGTGCGGCCGGACCACATCTCGCCGAGCGGCGTGTTGACCAACTGCCACTGCTCGGTGGCTTCCGCTTCCAGGTCCTCCGCTTCGCTTGCCATGGTCAAAAGTCCGCGGGCGGATCGGCTGTGCGGCGGTCGAGCTTGATGAAGGGCCGCTGCACCACCTTCGCCTTCTTCATCAGCTTCTGGTACTGCAGCTCGCGCATGGCGTAAATCTCGACCCAGAGGTCGTCGACGATGGTATCGCCATAAGGCCGCTGCAGCGAGGCAAGCGCGATGTTGCGCTTGGCCATGGGCGACCACATCGCCGCGCTGACCAATCCGACCTCCTGGCCTTTCTTGTAGTAGACGATGGCATGCTCGGCGGGAATGTTGCCTTCGATCTCCAGCCCGACCAGCACGTGGCGAAGCCTCTTCTTGGCGCGGGCTTCCAGGATGGCGCGGCGACCGTTGAAGTGGCCCTTGTCCGGATCGATCATGAAGCCGAGGCCGATCTCGTCCGGCATGCGCAGGCGGTCCGTGCGGATGGCGTGCTCGGCAGCTGTGAAGTCACTGTTGGCGACGATCAGCCCGGCTTCGAGGCGAGCGCGGTTCAGCGCGGTATAGCCGATGGCGCGGATCCCGCGCAGTTCGCCCGCCGCCATCAGCCGGTCCCACAGGCTCAGCGCCTTGTCCGCCGGCACGAACATCTCGTAGCCGAGATCGCCGGTGAAGCCGGTGCGCGAGATGGTGACTTTGCCAGTTCCTTGGGGAGCGCCATCATGCGCGAATTCGGCGAGGTCGAAGAGCTTCAGCCGATCGACGCCGGCAAAGCCCGCGTCACGCAGGACGGCGAACGAGGTCGGGCCCTGCAGCGCCAAGCCGGCAACCGCCTCGGTCTCTTCCTCGACGCTGACGTCATAGCCGATCGCGCTGTCCAGCAGCCAGGGCAAGTGCCGCTCCTGCGAGCACAGCCGGAAGCGTGTCGGCGAGAACCGGAACAAAGTGCCGTCGTCGAGCACGAAACCTTCGTCGTCGCACCAGGCGGTGTAGTGGACGCGGCCGGGCTTCAGCCTTGTCACGTCGCGCAAGGTGACGCGGTCGAGATAGGCTTCGGCGTCCGGACCTTCGACCCGGTATTTGGTCATCGGCGAGATGTCGAAGAGTGCTGCCTGACTGCGGATGGCGAAATATTCGAGCTCCTCATCCCACAGCGAATGCGGCGCGCGGTAGCCGGCCCAACTGTACCAATCCTGCTTCAGCCCCAGCGCGTCAATGCGTGGCTGGAAGGGCGTGCCGAGCCGCAGCGTGCGGAAGTGGGATTGCGCGGCTGCACGGGCTTCGGCTGACGGCTTGATGGTTGGATGATGGTTCATGACGGCGTTCCTTCGCGCCCCCCTCTGTCCTGCCGGACATCTCCCCCACAAGGGGGGAGATTGGCCGTCGCCCCGGCTTTCCCCAATCGCCAACGTTGCAGGAGGTGAGCCGGACGCGCGGACAGCTGATCTCCCCCCAAGTGGGGGAGATGGGCGGCAGGCCAGAGGGGGGCGCCGTAGAGCGCGGCTTCGACGATTTGCAAAAACATACCTAGGCCCTCATCGCGATGATGCGGCGCGCGGCGTTGAGGCCGGGCGCGCCGGAGATGCCGCCGCCCGGATGCGAACCGGCGCCGGCAAGGAACAGCCCTTCGAGCGGCGTGTCGTAGCCCGACCAGCCGGAGACGGGCCGCGACATCAGCATCTGGTCGGCTTGCAACTCGCCATGGTGCCAATGGCCGCCGGGCATGCGGTAGCGCGCCTCGATGTCGGCGGGCGTCAACAGCTCGGCGTGGCGCACCGTCGCGCCGATGCCGGGCGCATAGGTTTCGAGCTGCGCCATGATCGCCTTGAGGAATTGCGGCTTGCCGGCGGTCCAGCCCTCTTTCAGCGCGTAGGGCGCGTATTGCACCACCGCCGAGAGCACGCAGGCGCCGGACGGCGCGAGCGATGGATCGGCTAAGCTGGGCAGCGTGATCTCCATCACCGGCTCGGGCGAGAATTCGCCATATTTCGACGGGTTGAAGGCGCGCTCGACATGGTCGGGCGAAGGCGCGATGACGAGGCGGCCCTTGTGGCCGGCGATGTCGACGCCAGTGAATTGCGGCGGCCGATCGAGCGCCAGATGCAGCTTTGCCGCGTCGCCCTTCATGCGGATGTTCTTCACCTTGCGCACGAAGCCGGTGTCGACCTCGCGCGGGCCGACGAGATCAAGGATCGTCGTTGCGGGATTGATGGCGGAAACGACGGTCTTGGCGCGCAAGGTTTCGCCGCTCTGCGTGACGACACCGACGGCGCGGCCCTTCTCGACGATGACCTTGGCGACCGGCGAAGCCGGGCGGATCGAAACGCCCGCGCTTTCCGCCGCCGCGCGGATGGGGGCGATGACGGCGCCCATGCCGCCTTTCGGCTGCATCTGCGCACCGGCGAGGCCACCGATCTCGCCGGCGAGCCTATAGTAGAGGCCGAGCAGCGAGGTCGGCGAGCGCGGGCCGAGATGCGAGCCGAGCGTCGCGTCGAAGGCGAGCAAGCCCTTCAGCCGGTCGTCCGAAAGCTGCTCGTCAAGCAGGTCGTAGACATTCATCAAAAGCACGCGCAGGAAGTCGCGCATATCTTCCTTGCCGAGCCGCTTCAGCGCCAACGCGGTCTGGCCGAGCCCGGTCATTTCCGCCAGCGACATGCCGGCAAGGTCCGGCGGCTGGCGCGACAGGAAAGGCTTCAGCACGCCGGCGTAGCGCAGCAATTGCGAGCGCAGGTCTTTCCAGGCGGACTGCTCCGAAGGGCTGGCGCCGGTCAACACCTCGCCATAGGCGCCATGCAGCACCAGCGGACCGTCTCTCGACAGCGCCACCGATGGCACGAAATCGCCGCGCTCGACTTTCAGCCCGTGCCGCTCCAGATCCAGCGTCTTCACCACATCGGGATGCAGGCGATTGAGCAGATGGGCGACGGCGGAAACGCGGAAGCCCGGCGCGAATTCCTCGGTGCGCGCGGCGCCGCCGACATCGTTGCCGGCTTCGAAGACCAGCACCTTGCGTCCCGACTTCGCCAGCGTGGCGGCGGCGACAAGGCCGTTATGGCCGCCGCCGATGACGATGGCGTCCCAGTTCAAATCAGATGACGTCATGGGCCGGGCTCATATGCAGGGTTGGCTTGGC includes the following:
- a CDS encoding aminomethyltransferase family protein, with the protein product MNHHPTIKPSAEARAAAQSHFRTLRLGTPFQPRIDALGLKQDWYSWAGYRAPHSLWDEELEYFAIRSQAALFDISPMTKYRVEGPDAEAYLDRVTLRDVTRLKPGRVHYTAWCDDEGFVLDDGTLFRFSPTRFRLCSQERHLPWLLDSAIGYDVSVEEETEAVAGLALQGPTSFAVLRDAGFAGVDRLKLFDLAEFAHDGAPQGTGKVTISRTGFTGDLGYEMFVPADKALSLWDRLMAAGELRGIRAIGYTALNRARLEAGLIVANSDFTAAEHAIRTDRLRMPDEIGLGFMIDPDKGHFNGRRAILEARAKKRLRHVLVGLEIEGNIPAEHAIVYYKKGQEVGLVSAAMWSPMAKRNIALASLQRPYGDTIVDDLWVEIYAMRELQYQKLMKKAKVVQRPFIKLDRRTADPPADF
- a CDS encoding dipeptidase, which produces MTDTDLIPVFDGHNDTLLRLYQSKEADVEKLFIEGTPGGHIDLPRARKGGFAGGMFAIFPPPVEKSKRSAVPPAPSDNEPLPPELPQAEAITSTIGMASILFRLERAGALTVCRSAGDVRDAMAKGSIAAVFHIEGVEAIDPGLAMLDVLHAAGLRSLGIVWSRPNAFGNGVPFRFPSSPDTGPGLTDAGKALVKACNQLRIMIDLSHLNEKGFRDVAALSDAPLVATHSNVHAICGHSRNLTDWQLGAIRESGGMVGLNFATGFLREDGRMNADTSIDVMVRHIDSLLQALGEDGVGLGSDFDGAMIPAPIGDVAGLPKLIDALAARGFGRALIEKIAYRNWLSVLERTIG
- a CDS encoding phytoene desaturase family protein, which produces MTSSDLNWDAIVIGGGHNGLVAAATLAKSGRKVLVFEAGNDVGGAARTEEFAPGFRVSAVAHLLNRLHPDVVKTLDLERHGLKVERGDFVPSVALSRDGPLVLHGAYGEVLTGASPSEQSAWKDLRSQLLRYAGVLKPFLSRQPPDLAGMSLAEMTGLGQTALALKRLGKEDMRDFLRVLLMNVYDLLDEQLSDDRLKGLLAFDATLGSHLGPRSPTSLLGLYYRLAGEIGGLAGAQMQPKGGMGAVIAPIRAAAESAGVSIRPASPVAKVIVEKGRAVGVVTQSGETLRAKTVVSAINPATTILDLVGPREVDTGFVRKVKNIRMKGDAAKLHLALDRPPQFTGVDIAGHKGRLVIAPSPDHVERAFNPSKYGEFSPEPVMEITLPSLADPSLAPSGACVLSAVVQYAPYALKEGWTAGKPQFLKAIMAQLETYAPGIGATVRHAELLTPADIEARYRMPGGHWHHGELQADQMLMSRPVSGWSGYDTPLEGLFLAGAGSHPGGGISGAPGLNAARRIIAMRA